The Terriglobales bacterium genome contains a region encoding:
- a CDS encoding ABC transporter ATP-binding protein, whose amino-acid sequence MPPPLLELRHLRVEFAVRNGARSVPLMAVRDVSFAVAPGEVLGLVGESGSGKSVTSLAIMRLLPTVARVSGEILLEDQNLLAADEDQVRHLRGARMAMIFQEPMTALNPVMRVGDQVAEAVLAHAAPVNGQRPHKSDAWQKAIEALKTVAIPDTERRARDYPHQLSGGMRQRVMIAMAIVNRPELLIADEPTTALDVTIQAQILELLAELRQKFGLAMLFISHDLAVVSQVAHRVAVMYAGSIVEMGPSQEIFRSPLHPYTRGLLNSVPTLHTDRAQPLRTIEGYVPSIQNLPAGCAFEPRCDISVDECSVNFPALEEVKPEHWVRCPVSLPGGANRIIG is encoded by the coding sequence GTGCCCCCGCCATTGCTGGAATTGCGCCATCTGAGAGTGGAGTTTGCGGTCAGGAACGGAGCCCGCTCTGTGCCGCTGATGGCGGTGCGCGATGTCAGCTTTGCCGTCGCGCCGGGCGAGGTGTTGGGCTTGGTAGGGGAGTCGGGGTCGGGTAAATCGGTCACCTCGCTGGCCATCATGCGGCTCCTGCCAACCGTGGCGCGGGTTTCCGGGGAAATCCTTCTGGAAGATCAGAACCTGCTGGCTGCTGACGAAGACCAGGTGCGGCATCTGCGCGGCGCGCGGATGGCAATGATCTTTCAGGAGCCGATGACCGCACTGAATCCAGTGATGCGAGTGGGCGACCAGGTGGCGGAGGCGGTGCTGGCCCATGCCGCTCCCGTTAACGGCCAGCGGCCCCACAAGAGCGATGCCTGGCAGAAAGCGATTGAGGCGCTCAAGACGGTGGCAATCCCAGATACTGAGCGCCGTGCCCGTGACTATCCTCATCAGCTTTCTGGCGGCATGCGGCAGCGGGTAATGATCGCGATGGCCATCGTGAACCGCCCCGAGTTACTGATTGCCGATGAGCCCACTACCGCGCTTGACGTCACCATTCAGGCGCAAATTCTCGAGCTGCTGGCGGAATTGCGCCAGAAGTTCGGCCTGGCAATGCTGTTTATCTCGCATGATCTGGCGGTAGTGTCGCAGGTAGCGCATCGCGTGGCGGTAATGTATGCGGGCTCCATCGTGGAAATGGGGCCGTCACAGGAGATCTTTCGCAGTCCTCTGCATCCCTACACGCGGGGACTGCTGAACTCTGTGCCGACGCTGCACACCGATCGCGCGCAGCCGCTGAGGACGATCGAAGGCTACGTTCCTTCCATACAGAATCTTCCCGCAGGCTGCGCCTTTGAGCCGCGCTGCGATATCAGCGTAGATGAGTGCAGCGTGAATTTTCCGGCGCTTGAGGAAGTGAAGCCGGAACATTGGGTCAGGTGTCCGGTGAGTCTGCCGGGCGGCGCGAATCGGATAATCGGGTAA